Proteins encoded together in one Pseudomonas sp. ADAK13 window:
- a CDS encoding 5-oxoprolinase subunit B family protein has product MAESSPIRYSFGGDEHLFAEVSESMSLEAFFKGMAVTRAVERLALDGVLDVCLANASFQIRFDPDRIAPHVLLDAVQSAEALAVAERTLHTRIIEIPVLYNDPWTHETLMRFRDRHQDPTGTDLEYAARINGLADVEAFIAAHSGAPWFVSMVGFVAGLPFMFQMVERERQLQVPKYLRPRTDTPKLTLGHGGCFGCIYSVRGAGGYQMFGVTPAPIYDPQQQLAYLKEHMVFFRPGDIVQFKPMDRDAYDLAVAEVDAGRFDLRIRPVEFSLDAFLADPIGYPKTLQEALA; this is encoded by the coding sequence ATGGCCGAATCTTCCCCGATCCGCTACAGCTTTGGCGGTGATGAACACCTGTTTGCCGAGGTCAGCGAGAGCATGTCCCTGGAGGCCTTCTTCAAGGGCATGGCCGTCACCCGCGCCGTGGAGCGCCTGGCCCTGGACGGTGTACTGGACGTTTGCCTGGCGAATGCCTCGTTCCAGATTCGCTTCGACCCGGACCGCATCGCGCCTCACGTGCTGCTCGACGCCGTGCAAAGCGCCGAAGCGCTGGCGGTGGCCGAACGCACCTTGCACACCCGCATCATCGAAATCCCGGTGCTGTACAACGACCCCTGGACCCATGAAACCCTGATGCGTTTTCGCGACCGCCATCAGGACCCGACCGGCACCGACCTGGAGTACGCCGCACGGATCAATGGCCTGGCGGATGTGGAGGCGTTTATCGCCGCCCACAGTGGCGCGCCGTGGTTTGTCTCGATGGTGGGGTTTGTGGCGGGCCTGCCGTTCATGTTCCAGATGGTCGAGCGCGAGCGGCAGTTGCAGGTGCCCAAGTACCTGCGCCCGCGCACCGATACGCCAAAATTGACCCTCGGCCACGGCGGCTGCTTCGGCTGTATCTACTCGGTACGCGGCGCCGGCGGTTACCAGATGTTCGGCGTCACCCCGGCACCGATCTACGACCCGCAACAGCAACTGGCTTACCTGAAAGAGCACATGGTGTTCTTCCGCCCCGGCGACATCGTGCAGTTCAAACCCATGGACCGCGACGCCTATGACCTGGCCGTGGCTGAAGTGGACGCTGGGCGTTTTGACCTGCGCATCCGCCCGGTGGAATTTTCCCTCGATGCCTTTCTTGCCGACCCTATTGGCTACCCGAAAACCCTGCAGGAGGCGCTGGCATGA
- a CDS encoding 5-oxoprolinase subunit PxpA, protein MQAVDFNSDMGEGFGPWTIGDGVDSELMAYISSANIATGFHAGDPGTMRRTVERAKQLGVAIGAHPGFRDLVGFGRRHINAPAQELVDDMLYQLGALREIARAQGLTLQHIKPHGALYMHLARDEEAARLLVENLQRLEPTLLLYCMPNSVIWRIAKELGQPVVREFYADREYDLTGSIVFTRNVRALDPATVAARVLRACQTGLVRTVEGEDLFIEFDSICLHSDTPGALELVEATREALDKAGIVVVSGLAPRWAAQQPL, encoded by the coding sequence ATGCAGGCAGTGGATTTCAATTCGGACATGGGCGAAGGCTTTGGCCCCTGGACCATCGGCGACGGCGTCGACAGTGAACTGATGGCGTACATCAGCTCGGCCAACATCGCCACCGGCTTCCACGCCGGCGACCCGGGCACCATGCGTCGCACGGTCGAGCGCGCCAAGCAACTGGGCGTGGCGATTGGGGCGCACCCGGGCTTTCGTGACCTGGTGGGTTTCGGCCGTCGCCACATCAACGCCCCGGCCCAGGAACTGGTGGACGACATGCTCTATCAGCTTGGCGCCTTGCGGGAAATCGCCCGGGCGCAGGGCCTGACGCTGCAACACATCAAACCCCACGGCGCGCTCTACATGCACCTGGCCCGGGACGAAGAAGCGGCACGCTTGCTGGTGGAAAACCTGCAACGGCTGGAGCCCACCTTGTTGCTGTATTGCATGCCCAACTCGGTGATCTGGCGTATTGCCAAGGAACTGGGCCAGCCGGTGGTGCGGGAGTTTTACGCCGACCGTGAGTACGATCTCACGGGCTCCATCGTGTTTACCCGCAATGTGCGCGCGCTGGATCCGGCGACGGTGGCGGCGCGGGTGCTGCGGGCGTGTCAGACCGGGCTGGTGCGTACCGTCGAAGGGGAAGACCTGTTTATCGAATTCGATTCCATCTGCCTGCACAGCGACACCCCCGGCGCCCTTGAACTGGTGGAAGCCACCCGTGAAGCCTTGGATAAGGCGGGGATTGTTGTGGTGAGCGGGCTTGCCCCGCGTTGGGCTGCGCAGCAGCCCCTATAA
- a CDS encoding LysR family transcriptional regulator has protein sequence MSLTLRQIRYFVATAEIGQISQAAIHLNISQSAVTTAIKELEAMLGAQLFVRSAQGMSLTDAGRHFLNRAYVIVRSVDDALNSPLPDYRASGVLRVAASYTVLGYFLPHHLQRMEHWHPDVTIEVFEQERQAIEHGLLNGQFDMAVVLTANLTHPDIVSEILFNSERRLWLPSHHPLCERPAVSLADVAREPYIFLTVDEAEQSAMRYWEQAGQTPKVRLRTSSVEAVRSMVANGSGVAILSDLVHRPWSLEGKRIETVSVTDKVTPMSVGLAWHRERDFTPAMQAFRDYFHDAFLAPQQLSARR, from the coding sequence ATGTCCCTGACCCTGCGCCAAATCCGCTACTTCGTCGCCACCGCCGAAATCGGCCAGATCTCCCAGGCGGCGATTCACCTGAACATCTCGCAGTCCGCGGTGACCACTGCGATCAAGGAGCTGGAAGCGATGCTCGGCGCCCAGCTGTTTGTGCGCTCGGCCCAAGGCATGAGCCTGACCGACGCCGGGCGGCATTTTCTCAACCGGGCCTACGTGATTGTGCGCAGCGTCGACGATGCCCTGAACAGCCCGCTGCCGGACTACCGCGCCAGCGGCGTGTTGCGGGTGGCGGCCAGCTACACCGTGCTCGGCTACTTCCTGCCGCACCATTTGCAGCGCATGGAACACTGGCACCCGGACGTGACCATCGAGGTGTTCGAACAGGAACGCCAGGCGATCGAACACGGCCTGCTCAACGGCCAGTTCGACATGGCCGTGGTGCTCACCGCCAACCTCACCCACCCGGATATCGTCTCGGAAATCCTCTTCAACTCCGAACGCCGCCTGTGGCTGCCCAGCCATCACCCGTTGTGCGAGCGCCCCGCCGTCAGCCTCGCGGACGTGGCCAGGGAGCCGTACATTTTCCTCACCGTCGACGAAGCCGAACAAAGCGCCATGCGCTATTGGGAGCAGGCCGGGCAAACACCCAAGGTGCGGTTGCGCACCAGCTCGGTGGAGGCGGTGCGCAGCATGGTTGCCAATGGCAGCGGCGTGGCGATTTTGTCGGACCTGGTGCATCGCCCGTGGTCACTGGAAGGCAAGCGCATCGAAACCGTGAGCGTAACGGACAAGGTCACCCCCATGAGCGTCGGCCTGGCCTGGCACCGCGAGCGTGACTTCACTCCGGCGATGCAGGCATTCCGTGATTACTTCCACGATGCGTTCCTTGCGCCGCAGCAGTTGTCAGCCCGGCGTTAA
- a CDS encoding LysR family transcriptional regulator, with the protein MNKLELLRTFVRVTELSSFTRAGESLGLPRSTVSEHVQALEELLGARLLQRTTRKVQATQDGRVLYERSKDLLSHMEELEGLFRQDEAQLAGRIRVDMPNVMARELILPRLPEFMDQHPLIEMEISSTDRQVDLLAEGFDCVLRVGAQPDQSVVARLLFSMPMINCASRTYLERYGVPQTLDDLADHHLVHYVRPLGSRSPGFEYVQGNKVHRVPMAGRVTVNSTDAYRAACMGGFGLTQVPALGILDLLASGELVSVLPDYPAPALDVSLLYAGQRHLPLRVRVFMDWLAATLQCAFNAGLTTAAAQGTHRGSNHGMPASPE; encoded by the coding sequence TACGGTTTCCGAGCATGTGCAGGCGCTGGAAGAACTGTTGGGCGCGCGCCTGTTGCAGCGCACCACGCGCAAGGTGCAGGCCACCCAGGACGGCCGCGTGTTGTACGAGCGCAGCAAAGACTTGCTGTCCCACATGGAGGAACTGGAAGGCTTGTTTCGCCAGGATGAAGCGCAGTTGGCGGGGCGAATCCGGGTGGACATGCCCAACGTGATGGCCCGCGAATTGATCCTGCCGCGCCTGCCGGAATTCATGGACCAGCACCCGCTGATCGAGATGGAGATCAGCAGCACCGACCGCCAGGTTGACCTGTTGGCCGAGGGCTTTGACTGCGTATTGCGGGTGGGGGCGCAGCCGGACCAGTCGGTGGTGGCCCGGTTGCTGTTCAGCATGCCGATGATCAACTGCGCGAGTCGCACCTACCTGGAACGCTACGGCGTCCCTCAGACGCTGGACGATTTGGCCGACCATCATCTGGTGCATTACGTACGCCCGCTGGGCTCGCGTTCGCCAGGGTTTGAGTACGTGCAAGGCAACAAGGTGCACCGGGTCCCCATGGCCGGGCGCGTCACGGTCAACAGCACCGACGCTTACAGGGCGGCGTGCATGGGTGGTTTCGGCCTGACCCAAGTGCCAGCCCTGGGCATTCTCGATCTATTGGCCAGCGGCGAGTTGGTTTCGGTGCTGCCGGACTATCCGGCCCCCGCGCTGGACGTGTCCCTGCTGTACGCCGGCCAACGGCATTTGCCGCTGCGGGTGCGGGTGTTCATGGACTGGCTGGCTGCCACCTTGCAGTGCGCGTTTAACGCCGGGCTGACAACTGCTGCGGCGCAAGGAACGCATCGTGGAAGTAATCACGGAATGCCTGCATCGCCGGAGTGA